TCCGGGCAGGTCGTGGGGGTGATGGGGCACCGGCGTCACTCCCGACCCAGGTCGCGGTGCACGATCTGGACGCCAACGCCCGTCGCGGCGAGCCTGGCGGCGAGCTCCTCGGCCACGGCGACGCTGCGGTGCCGCCCGCCGGTGCAGCCCACGGCGAGGGTCAGGTACCGCTTGCCCTCGCGCAGGTACCCCTCGCCGACGAGGCGCAGCAGCTCGGCGTACCGGTCGATGAACTCCTTGGCACCCGGCTGCTCGAGAACATAGTCGCGCACCTGTGGGTCGCGGCCGGTGAACGGCCGGAGCGCCTCCACCCAGTGTGGGTTGGCCAGGAACCGGCAGTCGGCGACCAGGTCGGCGTCCAGCGGCAGGCCGTAGCGGTAGCCGAACGAGATGACCGTGGCGTTCAACCGATTGCCACCCGGCTGCCCGAAGGCGGCGTTGATCTTCGATCGCAGCTCGTGGACGTTGAGGTCGGTGGTGTCCAGCACCAGGTCGGCCTCGCCGCGCAGCTCGGCGAGCAGCGCGCGCTCCCGGCTGATGCCGTCGACGACCCGGCCGTCGTCCTGCAGCGGGTGCGGACGGCGGACGTGGTCGAACCGGCGGACCAGCGCGTCGTCCGACGCCTCCAGGAACAGCACCCGCGGGCGGGTGCCGGCGGCGTCGAGCGCGTCGAGCGCCGCCCGCAGGTCGGCGAAGAACGCCCGGCCGCGCACGTCGACGACGGCCGCGATCCGGCTGACGCCGCCGCCGGAGCGACGGCCCAGCTCGGCCATCGTCGACAGCAGCGCCGGCGGCAGGTTGTCGACGACGAACCAGCCCAGGTCCTCCAGGCACTTGGCCGCGGTGCTGCGGCCGGCGCCTGACAGCCCGGTGATGATCGCGAGATCCAGCGGCACACTGGGTGCGGCGGCGGTCACGGCGTGGTCCCCCTTGTCACGGCGTGCTCTTCCTCTGTCTCAGAGCCCTCTGCTGGCTCGGAATCCTCTGCTGGCTCGGAACTCTCTGCCGATTTCGGGCCCGCTGCCTTCGAGCCCGCCGCCGCTGGCGGCGGCGGGGCGGCATCCAGGATCTCGCCCGTGAGCGGGTCGACCGCCGGCGCGGGCGCGGCCGACGCCCCTGGGGCGCTCGTGGCGAGCGCCGCGACGACGGCGGCGGCGGTGCGCGGGCCGATCCCGGGCACGCCGGCGATCTCCTCGACGCTGGCCGCGCGCAGCTTCGCGACCGAGCCGAACGTGCGCAGCAGCGCCTTGCGCCTGGTCTCGCCGAGGCCTGGCACGCCGTCCAGCAGCGACACCGTCATCGACGCGGATCGCTTCTGCCGGTGATAGGTGATCGCGAACCGGTGGGCCTCGTCGCGCACCCGTTGCAGCAGGTACAGCGCCTCGCTGGTACGCGGCAGGATGACCGGGTCCGGGTCGTCCGGGAGCCAGACCTCCTCCAGGCGCTTGGCGAGCCCGCACAACGCCACCCCGCCGGGCCCGGACTCGATCCCCAGCTCCGCCAGCGCCCGGGCCGCGGCGGCCACCTGCGGCGGCCCGCCGTCGACGACGACGAGGTTCGGCGGGTAGGCGAATTTGCGCGGCCGCCCGTCGACCACCAGCGGATCGCCGGCCGGGACCTCGGCCGGCCCGGCCTCGCCCCGGGCCTCGTCGTCCTCCGCGCCAGGCAGCTCGCCCGTACGGGACCGCTCGGCGAGGTACCGACTGAACCGGCGGCCCACCGTCTCGTACATGCTCGCGACGTCGTCCTGGCCGGCCGTCTGCTGGGGGCCTCCGGCCGCGCGAGCTTCGCCATTGTCGCGCGGCCTTTGGCCGGCGACTCCTCGGACAGAGAAGCGCCGGTACTCCGACTTGCGGGGCAGGCCGTCCTCGAAGACGACCATGCTTGCCACGACGTTGGTGCCCTGGGTGTTGGAGATGTCGAAGCACTCGATCCGCAGCGGCGCGTCGGCGAGGCCGAGCGCCTCCTGCAGCTCGGCGAGCGCCTGGCTGCGGGCCGTCAGATCGCTCGCGCGCCGCGTGCGGTGCAGCATGAGCGCCTGCTTGGCGTTGCGCTCCACCGTCTCGAACAGCGTCCGCTTGTCGCCGCGCCGCGGGACGCGCACGTCCACCCGCCCGCCGCGATAGCGGCCGAGCAGCTCGCTGACCGCCTCGGCGTCGGCCGGCAGCTCCGGGACGAGGATCTCCCGCGGGATGTCGGCCTGGCCCTCGCCGCCCGCGCCGCCCTCGGCGCCCGCCGGGGCGCCGTCACCCAGGTCCTTGTCCCCCAGATACTCCTGGGTGAGGAACTGCTCCACGAGGTCGGCGGTGTCGACGTCGGCCAGCTTGTCGACGACCCAGCCGCGCTGCCCGCGCACCCGGCCGTCACGCACGTAGAAGACCTGGACCGCCGCCTCCAGCTCGTCCTCGGCGAACCCGACGACGTCGGCGTCGGTGCCGTCGGGCAGCACGACGGCCTGCTTCTCCATCGCGCGGCGCAGCGCGCCGGCGTCGTCGCGCAGCCGGGCGGCCCGCTCGTAGTCCTGCAGCTCGGCGGCGTCCCGCATCTCGGTTTCCAGCCGGCGCAGGAAACGGCCGGTCTGGCCGCCCATGAAGTCGCAGAAGTCCTGGACGATCTGGCGGTGTTCGTCCGCGCTGACCCGTCCGACGCAGGGCGCGCTGCAGCGGTCGATGTAGCCGAGCAGGCACGGGCGGCCGACCTGCCCGGCGCGCTTGAAGACACCGGCGGAGCAGGTGCGCGCCGGGAACACCCGCAACAGCAGGTCGAGCGTCTCCCGGATGGCCCAGGCGTGCGCGTAGGGGCCGAAGTACCGGACACCCTTGCGCTTGGGCCCACGCATGACCTGGAGCCGCGGGAACTCCTCCTGCAGTGTCACGGCGAGACTCGGGTAGCTCTTGTCGTCGCGGTAGCGGACGTTGAAGCGCGGGTCGTACTCCTTGATCCAGGTGTACTCCAGCGCGAGCGCCTCGACCTCGGTGGACACGACGGTCCACTCGACGGAGCTCGCTGTGGTGACCATCGTGCGGGTACGAGGATGCAGCGCATAGACGTCGGTGAAGTAGTTGGCGAGCCGGGCGCGCAGGTTCTTGGCCTTGCCGACGTAGAGGACGCGGCCATGGGGATCCCGGAAGCGGTATACGCCCGGGGTCTCGGGGATCGAGCCCGGCGCGGGTCGGTAGGACGCCGGATCAGCCATAGGTCGAGCCTACGGCGACCCGGGTCACGGTCAGACAGCGCCTCCACGTAACCATTTCATCACGCAGAGCGTTGATGCTTGTCGAGGGGTACCCCCCGAAGCCACCCGCTCCGTGTCCTTACCGTGTCTCGCTCACGGCGGATGCGGCTCTCACCACTTCATCACGGCCCGTGCGCCACCCTCCCGACGGCCAGCGCGCCACGCCCCGGGCCCGGGCGCGCCGCGGCCCGACGGCGCCGTCACCCGCGGGACCCACCCGGACGGACCTTTTTCCTGCCGCCGTTTCCTCACCCACCCAAGCGCGGGCGAGGCGTACCACGTATCGTGGACGTAGCGTGCTTGCGCGAGTGCGCGCCGCCGCTCGATCTGGCCGGTGCCGTTTGCGCGGCACAGGGTGACCGGCACAGGGTGAGCGGCGCTGGGGGCGCTCGCGCCTCCGTCAGACACATGGTGGTGTCGCCCCAAGGCCCGAGCCAGTGGGGCCGAAGGCGCACCGCGGTATTGCAATACCGCGCACAACAGCAAGGCCGCATCACCGGATGGGTGCACGGCTGTAGGGGCGCATCCGCTGTCGGGGACCTCCCGCGAGAGCGCCACCAGGAAGACAGCACAGCGGCGATGTCGCCGCGGGTAGCGGCTGCCTGTCGGCAAGCCGTCCACACCCGGCTGGCACCTGGGACGCGACGCTGCGACCCTCAAATCAGCAACTGGGAACTTGGCTGCTGGGAGAAAGCGGCGTCGTCGGCCTGGCAGGCGCAGCGAGGGAGGGACCCACCCGTGCAGGGTCTGGACGTCAGCACCGAGTTCATCATCGACGACGCGTCGACGACCGGACGGGTCACCGTCCTCGTGGTCACCTGGCGCGCCTGCGACCCGCTGGCCGTCAGCCTTTCCCTGGTCTCCCGGCCCGACCATCCGGCGCTGCCGCAGGGCAACTGGGTGGCCCCGCGGGACTCCTTGCGCGCCGGTCTGGAGAAGCCGACCGGCGACGGCGACGTGCGCTTCACCCCCGATCCGCGCCGCTCGGAGGTACAGCTGGTGCTCACTGACGGCGCCTCGCACTCGACCGTCGTTCTCGGTGCCGAGCCACTTCGCGACTTCCTGGAGCGCACCGAGCGGGTCGTCCCCGCCGGCCAGGAGCATCCCGAACGCGAGCTCGACGCCGTCCTCGACGAGCTTCTCCGCGCCTGACCGCGCCGTTCTCGTGACGACCGCGGGCGGTCCGGCGGCGGACGAGGACCGGCGGCCCACGTCGCGGTCACGGTCGGCGCGCGGCCCGTCGCGACTGACCTGTCTCGGGCCGGCGGCCCGGCCCGCGTTCGACGCGGTGACGAGTGCGTCGGTGGTCGCGGTGGCCGACGACGGCCGGCTGGTGCTCGCGGATCTCGCGCGCGGGCTCGACCTGCCCGGCGGCCACGTCCAGTGGCGCGACTCCTCCCCCGAGGAGACGGCCCGCCGGGAGACCCGGGAGGAGATCCGGGCCGAGCTGGGCGACCTGGCGCTGGTCGAAGTCATCGAGTCGGACCACTTCGGCCCGGACGACCTGACCTATATGATCATTTACGTCGCCCGGGTCCGCCACCTGCTCCCCTGGGCGGACGGTCATGAGTCGGCGGGCCGCGTCCTCCTGCCGCCCGCCGAGTTCCTGGCCCGCTACCGCGGCACCCGCCCCGGCCTGATGCGCCATCTCGTCACGTCCGCCCTCGCCGTGCTGTCCGCCGGCTAACGGACCGGCTCGGGCGCTGTTTGTCGGCTTCCCGACAATTCCGAACGTCGGGGTGGCGTCATCTCGTCCTCACTGCACCACCGGCCCACGTGAGGCCGGGCAGGCACGAAGGACCGACTTGTGGATGACGACTTCACCGAGTTCGTGCGCAACCGCGGCCAGGCGCTCGGTCGGACCGCCTACCTGCTGACCGGCGACGCGGGCCGCGCCGAGGACCTCGTCCAGAGCGCGCTGCTCGCGGTCTGGCTGCGGCGCGGAAAGGTCGACCCGGACCGCTGGGAGGCCTACACCCGCCGGACGATGGTCAACCTCTCGTGCTCCTGGTGGCGGCGCCGGTCGTCGGGCGAGCGCCCGGTGGCGACGCTGCCGGACCTGCCGGGAGCCGACCCGACCGACGCGGCCGACGAGCGGTCGCGCCTGGTCGCGGCGCTGCGGCGGCTGCCCGCGCGGCAGCGCGCCGCGGTCGTGCTGCGCCACTACGAGGACCTCTCCGACGCCGAGACGGCGCGGTTGCTCCGCTGCAAACCAGGCACGGTCCGCAGCCTCACCTTCCACGGGCTGAGCCGCCTGCGTGCCCTGTTGGCCGAGTCTCCGGGCCTGGCCTCGGCGGCCCACCCACCAGCCTTCGGCACACGCCCGTCCCTGGACGCCCACCCGCGGAGCGGAGAGGCTCGATGAACGAGACGAACGACCTCACGAGGCTGCTGCGGGCCGCCGCCACCGACATGCCCGACAACCCGCACCGCGCCGAGGACCTGGCGCGGCGGGCCGACGCGCGCCATCACCGGCAGGTCCGCACGGCGGTGGTCGCCGGCGTGACCGCGGTCGCGGTCGCCGCCGTCGCGGTGGTGTTCGGGCTGGGCCTGGGCCGTGACTCCGGTGCGGCTACGGTCGTCCCGGCCAGGTCGCCCGCACCGACTCCGGACGAGTCCCGCCGGCTGCACCTGTTCGGCGGGGTGTCGCTGGTGCCGCCGGCCGGCTGGACGGTCAGCTATGCGGGGAGCTCCGCGCGCGACATGTGGATCTGCCTCGTGCCGCCGCCGACCGAGACGCGGATGGACTGGACGTGCGACGGCGGGATCCTCGTCGAGTCCGGGACCGTCGTGGGCGAGGAGGGGCAGCCGTTCCAGCCGCACCAACACATGGGCTGGTACCCCGGTACGGGCCAGGCGCCCTGCCCGACGCCGCCCGCCGACGGGGCGAACGGGATGGTCAACGAGGTCTGGCCCGGCGGGCTCGAGCCCGACAGCCCCTCCCTGGTCGACCAGGGCGACCAGGACTACGAGGTCGTGAACGGCCGGTCCTTCGCCACCGACCAGTGGAACGCCCACTGCGACAACGGGTTCGTCTTTCACCCGCGCAGCTGGTACCTGGCCGAGGTCCCGTTCCGCGTCCTCGACTACCTGGGACATCCGCAGGCCGACGAAGACCTGCTCCGCAGCATCAGGATCGGTCCCGACGAGTCCCGCCGGATGACCTTCCAGGGTGGCGTCTCGCTGATCCCGCCCAAGGGCTGGACGGTCTTCTCCCAGGGCGCCGACCTTTCCGGTGGCCCCGGGGCGCCACGGGACCGCTGGGCGTGCCTGGTGCCCGGCCAGCTCGACCGGAGGATGTACAACCTCGCCTGCCCAGGCATCCTGATCGAGGCTGGCAGCGTCGCAGGGCACGCGGGACAGCCGTTCGAGGCTCATCAGGACGAGGGCTGGAACTCCGGCCCCGACAGCCAGGGCTGCGCGAGGCCGAACGGCGCGTCCGGCGGATCGGCGGTCGCGCCCGGGTCCCCCGGCGACACCCGTCCGGACCCGGCGGCGCCGGTCGAGCAGGGCCCCTGGAACGTGGCCAGCCAGGTCGGCGCGTACGACAAGTGGACCGCCCACTGCGTCGATGACGGGTACGTCTTCCACCCGCGCAGCTGGTACCTGCCGGGGATACCCTTCCGCATCCTCGACGGCGGCATCCCCTCGGAGGTCGCGAAGCTCCTGCCCACCATCAGGATCAGCTGATCCGCGCGCGAGCCTGGCCGGCGCGTTTCCACGCCGGCCAGGCTCGCGTCACCGCCGGCCGGTCAGTCGACGCCGGCGGCGGTCATGCCGCGGAGCTCCTTCTTGAGCTCGCCGATCTCGTCGCGCAGGCGGGCGGCGAGCTCGAACTGGAGCTCCTTGGCCGCCTCGTGCATCTGGTCGTCCAGCTGGCGGATCAGGTTCGCCAGATCGTGGCGGGGCATCCCGGCGAGCTCCGCGGCGTAGCGGCCGACGGCGTCCTGCCTGCCGCCGCGTGACTTCATCCCGGGCACCGGCGCCTTGCCACGGGACTGTGCCCGGCCGCCGCCGTACAGCTCCCCGTCGGCGTTCTCCCGGACCATGTCGTCGAGGATGTCCATGACCTTCTTGCGCAGCGGCTGAGGATCGACGCCGTTCTTCTCGTTGTAGGCGACCTGCAGGGCGCGGCGGCGGTTCGTCTCCTCGATGGCCGTACGCATCGACGGGGTGATCTTGTCGGCGTACATGTGCACCTGGCCGGCGACGTTGCGGGCCGCGCGGCCGATCGTCTGGATCAGCGACCGCTCGGAGCGCAGGAAGCCCTCCTTGTCGGCGTCCAGGATCGAGACCAGCGACACCTCGGGCAGGTCGAGGCCCTCGCGCAGCAGGTTGATGCCGACCAGCACGTCGTAGTCGCCGCGGCGCAGCTCGGTGAGCAGCTCCACCCGGCGCAGGGTGTCCACCTCGCTGTGCAGGTAACGCACCCGGATGCCTAGCTCCAGCAGGTAGTCGGTGAGGTCCTCGGACATCTTCTTGGTGAGCGTGGTGACCAGGATCCGCTCGTCGCGCTCCGCCCGCTGCCGGATCTCGTGGACGAGGTCGTCGATCTGGCCCTTCGTCGGCTTGAGGATGATCTCCGGGTCGATCAGCCCGGTCGGCCGGATGATCTGCTCGACGACGCCGTCCGCGACCCTCAGCTCGTACGGGCCGGGTGTCGCCGACAGGTAGACGGTCTGGCCGATGCGCTCCAGGAACTCCTCCCAGCGCAGCGGCCGGTTGTCCATCGCCGACGGCAGCCGGAAGCCGTGGTCGACCAGGTTGCGCTTCCGGGACATGTCGCCCTCGTACATGCCACCGATCTGCGGCACCGTGTTGTGCGACTCGTCGATGACCAGCAGGAAGTCGTCGGGGAAGTAGTCGAGCAGCGTGTGCGGCGCGGTGCCGGCGGCGCGGCCGTCGATGTGGCGCGAGTAGTTCTCGATGCCGGAGCAGAACCCGACCTGGCGCATCATCTCGATGTCGTAGGTGGTCCGCATCCGCAGCCGCTGCGCCTCCAGCAGCTTGCCCTGCCCCTCCAGCGTCTCCAGCCGGGCGGCCAGCTCCTCCTCGATGCCGGTGATCGCCCGTTCCATCCGCTCGGGGCCCGCCACGTAGTGGGTCGCCGGGAAGACGTGCACCTGCTGCACCTCGCGGACGATCTCGCCGGTCAGCGGGTGCAGGTACGAGAGCCGTTCGATCTCGTCGCCGAAGAGCTCGATGCGTACCGCCAGCTCCTCGTAGACGGGGAACACCTCGACCGTGTCGCCGCGGACCCGGAACGTGCCGCGGGTGAAAGCCAGGTCGTTGCGGGCGTACTGGACGTCGACCAGCCGGCGCAGCAGGATGTCGCGGTCGATCTCCTCGCCGACGGTGAGACGGACCATCCGGTCGATGTACTCCTGCGGCGTGCCGAGGCCGTAGATGCAGCTCACGGAGGCGACGACGATCGTGTCCCGCCGGGTGAGCAGGCTCATCGTCGCGGAGTGGCGCAGCCGCTCGACCTCCTCGTTGATCGAGGAGTCCTTCTCGATGTAGGTGTCGGTCTGCGCGATGTACGCCTCGGGCTGGTAGTAGTCGTAGTACGAGACGAAGTACTCGACGGCGTTGTTCGGCAGCAGCTCACGGAACTCGTTGGCCAGCTGGGCCGCGAGGGTCTTGTTCGGTGCCATCACCAGCGTCGGACGCTGTAGCTCCTCGATGAGCCAGGCCGTCGTCGCGGACTTGCCGGTACCGGTGGCGCCGAGCAGCACGATGTTCTTCTCGTCGGCCCTGATGCGCCGTGCCAGCTCCTTGATCGCCGCTGGCTGGTCACCGGACGGCTGGTAGTCGGAGACGACCGTGAAGGGCGCGCTGGAGCGCTCCACGCTCAGAGTCGGGCGTTCGAACGTCGTGCTCATGCCCTTTAGAACACCACACGGCTCCGACAGTTCCCAGGACGAGCCGACACGCCCTCGCGGGCGGATGTGCCCGTGCCGAGCGGGTGGGCCCTGCCCGGGCGGGTCCGGCGCAGACCGGCAAAATGCCCACGCTGGTAGCGAGATCGCCGGTTCGGGTGGGAGGGCGAGGGGCACGACAGACGTTGAGTGAGCGAAGGGCGACCGCGTAGGCCGGCATCACCGCGCGGGGCAACCTCGGAAGGAGCCACGAGCGCAATGACCACCCATGACGCGGACCGGGGCAGGCGGATCCCCCGGATCATCGTGCGTCCGGGGCTGATTGTCTCGGTAGCGGTCATCACCGCGCTGCTCGGTTGGCTAACGCTGCCGGTCACCGTCCCGAGCCGGACGGGATCCGCGTACGTCAGTGCCGGCC
Above is a window of Pseudofrankia saprophytica DNA encoding:
- the rapZ gene encoding RNase adapter RapZ; translation: MTAAAPSVPLDLAIITGLSGAGRSTAAKCLEDLGWFVVDNLPPALLSTMAELGRRSGGGVSRIAAVVDVRGRAFFADLRAALDALDAAGTRPRVLFLEASDDALVRRFDHVRRPHPLQDDGRVVDGISRERALLAELRGEADLVLDTTDLNVHELRSKINAAFGQPGGNRLNATVISFGYRYGLPLDADLVADCRFLANPHWVEALRPFTGRDPQVRDYVLEQPGAKEFIDRYAELLRLVGEGYLREGKRYLTLAVGCTGGRHRSVAVAEELAARLAATGVGVQIVHRDLGRE
- the uvrC gene encoding excinuclease ABC subunit UvrC, with translation MADPASYRPAPGSIPETPGVYRFRDPHGRVLYVGKAKNLRARLANYFTDVYALHPRTRTMVTTASSVEWTVVSTEVEALALEYTWIKEYDPRFNVRYRDDKSYPSLAVTLQEEFPRLQVMRGPKRKGVRYFGPYAHAWAIRETLDLLLRVFPARTCSAGVFKRAGQVGRPCLLGYIDRCSAPCVGRVSADEHRQIVQDFCDFMGGQTGRFLRRLETEMRDAAELQDYERAARLRDDAGALRRAMEKQAVVLPDGTDADVVGFAEDELEAAVQVFYVRDGRVRGQRGWVVDKLADVDTADLVEQFLTQEYLGDKDLGDGAPAGAEGGAGGEGQADIPREILVPELPADAEAVSELLGRYRGGRVDVRVPRRGDKRTLFETVERNAKQALMLHRTRRASDLTARSQALAELQEALGLADAPLRIECFDISNTQGTNVVASMVVFEDGLPRKSEYRRFSVRGVAGQRPRDNGEARAAGGPQQTAGQDDVASMYETVGRRFSRYLAERSRTGELPGAEDDEARGEAGPAEVPAGDPLVVDGRPRKFAYPPNLVVVDGGPPQVAAAARALAELGIESGPGGVALCGLAKRLEEVWLPDDPDPVILPRTSEALYLLQRVRDEAHRFAITYHRQKRSASMTVSLLDGVPGLGETRRKALLRTFGSVAKLRAASVEEIAGVPGIGPRTAAAVVAALATSAPGASAAPAPAVDPLTGEILDAAPPPPAAAGSKAAGPKSAESSEPAEDSEPAEGSETEEEHAVTRGTTP
- a CDS encoding SsgA family sporulation/cell division regulator, with amino-acid sequence MQGLDVSTEFIIDDASTTGRVTVLVVTWRACDPLAVSLSLVSRPDHPALPQGNWVAPRDSLRAGLEKPTGDGDVRFTPDPRRSEVQLVLTDGASHSTVVLGAEPLRDFLERTERVVPAGQEHPERELDAVLDELLRA
- a CDS encoding NUDIX hydrolase, producing MTTAGGPAADEDRRPTSRSRSARGPSRLTCLGPAARPAFDAVTSASVVAVADDGRLVLADLARGLDLPGGHVQWRDSSPEETARRETREEIRAELGDLALVEVIESDHFGPDDLTYMIIYVARVRHLLPWADGHESAGRVLLPPAEFLARYRGTRPGLMRHLVTSALAVLSAG
- a CDS encoding SigE family RNA polymerase sigma factor gives rise to the protein MDDDFTEFVRNRGQALGRTAYLLTGDAGRAEDLVQSALLAVWLRRGKVDPDRWEAYTRRTMVNLSCSWWRRRSSGERPVATLPDLPGADPTDAADERSRLVAALRRLPARQRAAVVLRHYEDLSDAETARLLRCKPGTVRSLTFHGLSRLRALLAESPGLASAAHPPAFGTRPSLDAHPRSGEAR
- the uvrB gene encoding excinuclease ABC subunit UvrB, whose protein sequence is MSTTFERPTLSVERSSAPFTVVSDYQPSGDQPAAIKELARRIRADEKNIVLLGATGTGKSATTAWLIEELQRPTLVMAPNKTLAAQLANEFRELLPNNAVEYFVSYYDYYQPEAYIAQTDTYIEKDSSINEEVERLRHSATMSLLTRRDTIVVASVSCIYGLGTPQEYIDRMVRLTVGEEIDRDILLRRLVDVQYARNDLAFTRGTFRVRGDTVEVFPVYEELAVRIELFGDEIERLSYLHPLTGEIVREVQQVHVFPATHYVAGPERMERAITGIEEELAARLETLEGQGKLLEAQRLRMRTTYDIEMMRQVGFCSGIENYSRHIDGRAAGTAPHTLLDYFPDDFLLVIDESHNTVPQIGGMYEGDMSRKRNLVDHGFRLPSAMDNRPLRWEEFLERIGQTVYLSATPGPYELRVADGVVEQIIRPTGLIDPEIILKPTKGQIDDLVHEIRQRAERDERILVTTLTKKMSEDLTDYLLELGIRVRYLHSEVDTLRRVELLTELRRGDYDVLVGINLLREGLDLPEVSLVSILDADKEGFLRSERSLIQTIGRAARNVAGQVHMYADKITPSMRTAIEETNRRRALQVAYNEKNGVDPQPLRKKVMDILDDMVRENADGELYGGGRAQSRGKAPVPGMKSRGGRQDAVGRYAAELAGMPRHDLANLIRQLDDQMHEAAKELQFELAARLRDEIGELKKELRGMTAAGVD